The following are encoded together in the Adhaeribacter arboris genome:
- a CDS encoding bifunctional nuclease family protein — protein sequence MKKIQLEILGLSSSQSQSGSFALVLGEKDGNRRLPIIIGMFEAQSIAIQIEKINPNRPLTHDLFKSFAQQVRINVKEVLISDLKEGVFYSKIICSDGLREFELDSRPSDAIAIGLRFGVNIYTVESVLSEAGIILSDLEEDEEEEESDLPTTSKAEPVYESKENIKEVSVEELNKMLIEALDKEDYERAAKIRDELNKRE from the coding sequence GTGAAAAAAATTCAGTTAGAAATATTAGGATTATCATCCAGCCAGTCACAATCCGGATCATTTGCGCTGGTTTTAGGGGAGAAAGATGGAAATCGTCGTTTACCCATCATTATTGGCATGTTCGAGGCCCAATCCATCGCGATCCAGATAGAAAAAATTAATCCTAACCGGCCGCTTACGCACGATTTATTTAAATCATTTGCGCAGCAGGTCCGGATAAATGTTAAAGAAGTTTTAATATCCGACTTGAAAGAAGGCGTTTTTTATTCGAAAATCATTTGTTCCGACGGCCTTCGTGAATTTGAATTGGATTCCCGCCCTTCCGATGCTATTGCCATTGGTTTACGTTTTGGGGTTAATATTTATACCGTCGAAAGTGTTTTATCCGAAGCCGGCATTATTCTGAGCGATTTAGAAGAAGATGAGGAGGAGGAAGAAAGCGACCTGCCAACTACCAGTAAAGCCGAACCGGTTTACGAAAGCAAAGAAAATATTAAGGAAGTATCCGTAGAAGAGCTAAACAAAATGTTGATTGAAGCGCTGGATAAAGAAGATTACGAACGAGCCGCTAAAATCCGCGACGAATTAAATAAAAGAGAATAA
- a CDS encoding electron transfer flavoprotein subunit alpha/FixB family protein, whose amino-acid sequence MSVLVFIECADGKVKKSSFEAAFYGQQVAASLGTHAVAVAVGEVATEELKSLGGYGISRVLVDEEPRLKDYVSQAYTKVVAAATEKENATVIVLSNTNIGAGIGARLAARLQASYAANVVALPEVSGNSLKVKKSVFSGKAFAEETLTAAIKIIAVKKNSLEVKEPVSGEAAIESFSTALTDSDLTGAPQETIRATGDVLLTEADIVVSGGRGLRGPENWHLIEDLAKALGAATACSKPVADVGWRPHHEHVGQTGITISPNLYIAVGISGAIQHLAGVNSSKVIVVINKDPEAPFFKAADYGIVGDVFEVVPKLIEEAKALAK is encoded by the coding sequence ATGTCGGTTTTAGTATTTATTGAATGTGCGGATGGTAAAGTTAAAAAATCTTCGTTCGAAGCGGCTTTTTACGGCCAGCAAGTGGCGGCCAGCTTAGGTACACATGCAGTAGCGGTCGCCGTAGGGGAGGTTGCTACCGAAGAATTAAAAAGCTTAGGCGGGTACGGAATCAGTAGAGTATTAGTAGACGAGGAGCCCCGCCTGAAAGATTACGTGAGTCAGGCTTATACTAAAGTAGTCGCCGCCGCTACCGAAAAAGAAAATGCTACGGTAATTGTGTTATCTAATACCAATATTGGGGCAGGCATTGGCGCCCGGTTAGCGGCACGGTTGCAGGCCAGCTACGCGGCTAATGTAGTAGCGTTGCCGGAAGTTTCGGGGAATAGCTTAAAAGTAAAGAAAAGTGTTTTTTCCGGGAAAGCTTTTGCCGAAGAAACCTTAACGGCTGCCATTAAAATAATAGCGGTCAAAAAAAATAGTCTGGAAGTGAAAGAACCCGTTTCCGGCGAAGCCGCAATTGAATCTTTTAGCACTGCTTTAACGGATTCGGATTTAACGGGTGCTCCCCAGGAAACCATCCGGGCCACCGGCGACGTATTATTAACCGAAGCCGATATTGTAGTATCGGGTGGACGTGGGTTACGCGGTCCGGAAAACTGGCATTTGATTGAAGATTTGGCAAAAGCCTTAGGAGCGGCTACTGCCTGTTCTAAGCCAGTAGCCGACGTGGGTTGGCGTCCGCACCACGAACACGTAGGCCAAACGGGAATAACTATTAGCCCTAATTTGTATATTGCCGTTGGTATTTCAGGTGCTATTCAGCATTTAGCGGGTGTAAACTCTTCTAAAGTAATTGTCGTTATTAACAAAGATCCGGAGGCGCCTTTTTTTAAAGCGGCGGATTACGGAATAGTAGGAGATGTATTTGAGGTTGTACCCAAACTTATCGAAGAGGCGAAAGCTCTGGCAAAATAA
- a CDS encoding electron transfer flavoprotein subunit beta/FixA family protein — translation MKILVCISNVPDTTTKISFSPDNKELNTAGVQFVINPYDEYALTRAIELKENQGGTVTVLNVGLPDTEANIRKALAIGADDAIRVNAKPTDAFFVAQQIAYYAKEGAYDLILMGKESVDYNGFQVHGMVAELLGWPAIVPAIKLDVSGTTATLEREIEGGKEIVPVNLPLVASAQQPMSEPRIPNMRGIMTARTKPLKVVEPISVEVKTKTEAYSLPEKKSGVKLIDPANAGELITLLRNEAKVI, via the coding sequence ATGAAGATTTTAGTTTGTATAAGTAACGTTCCCGATACCACTACTAAAATTTCTTTTTCTCCTGATAATAAAGAACTTAACACTGCTGGCGTACAATTCGTAATAAATCCATACGACGAATATGCACTTACCCGGGCGATTGAGTTAAAGGAAAACCAGGGAGGCACGGTAACAGTTCTAAATGTAGGATTACCGGATACAGAAGCTAATATCCGGAAAGCCTTAGCTATTGGCGCCGACGATGCTATTCGGGTAAACGCGAAACCTACGGATGCTTTTTTTGTAGCACAACAAATTGCTTATTACGCAAAAGAAGGTGCTTATGATTTAATTTTGATGGGAAAAGAGTCGGTGGATTATAATGGATTTCAGGTGCACGGAATGGTAGCCGAATTATTAGGCTGGCCGGCCATAGTACCAGCTATTAAACTGGACGTATCGGGCACTACGGCTACGCTGGAGCGGGAAATTGAAGGCGGAAAAGAAATTGTACCGGTAAATTTACCTTTGGTAGCCAGTGCGCAGCAGCCCATGAGCGAGCCTCGGATACCTAATATGCGGGGCATTATGACGGCCCGGACCAAACCTTTAAAAGTAGTAGAACCTATAAGCGTAGAGGTGAAAACTAAAACAGAGGCGTATTCGCTGCCGGAGAAAAAATCAGGAGTAAAGTTAATCGATCCGGCCAATGCCGGCGAACTAATTACGTTGTTAAGAAACGAAGCTAAAGTAATTTAA
- a CDS encoding tetratricopeptide repeat protein — translation MERNSTRLDQLFEFYREDPNDAFTLYAIATEYLKIDPSKAMEYYQKLLQDHENYTGTYYHAGKLHESFGEKEKAEQIYKKGMLISQREGNRHAYSELQQAFNRLMDLDYEEDE, via the coding sequence ATGGAAAGGAACAGCACCAGATTAGACCAACTTTTCGAGTTTTACCGCGAAGATCCCAATGATGCTTTTACGCTCTATGCTATTGCTACGGAATATTTAAAAATTGATCCATCTAAAGCAATGGAATATTACCAAAAACTATTGCAGGACCACGAAAATTACACGGGCACCTATTACCACGCCGGGAAATTACACGAATCTTTCGGGGAAAAAGAAAAGGCCGAGCAAATCTACAAAAAAGGCATGCTGATAAGTCAACGAGAAGGAAATCGCCACGCTTATTCGGAGTTGCAGCAAGCTTTTAACCGATTAATGGACCTGGATTACGAGGAGGACGAGTAG
- a CDS encoding TolC family protein has product MQRLILFIVFLFACGSQARAQTATLTAARTDTLRLSINEAEKLFTQNNLSLLSQKLQVNAAAAAVIQARLFSNPTISVEQNIYNPQNNREFDVSKSGQLIVQVQQLFQLAGKRNKRVAVEQLNARMTEYQYFDLLRSLRFELRTSLLELSYLLQNLKTYSDRIEPVRKLVGAFETQYSKGNVALKEVTRLKALIFSLENQRLDLLNQINQHQADLGILLHVEPNVFVLPVIDQNQLNQVTAQLNLPELLQTATQNRYDLKIYQTGIAQQEANLVYQKSLSVPDLTLGGVYDRQGSFVRDYTGLQAQISLPVINRNQGGIKIAQQLLEKSKLDYEQYQNQVEQDVVTAFSHVLTTNKLYSDFDAKFSQDFDKLITGVTSSFSKRNISLIEFIDYYETYTESITQMLQLQSNRARALEEINFAVGAPIIKYQ; this is encoded by the coding sequence ATGCAAAGGCTTATCTTATTTATAGTATTTCTTTTCGCTTGTGGTAGTCAGGCAAGAGCGCAAACGGCTACTTTAACTGCTGCCCGCACAGATACACTCCGGTTATCTATCAACGAGGCCGAAAAATTATTTACGCAAAATAACCTCTCGCTGCTTTCGCAAAAATTGCAGGTGAATGCGGCCGCCGCAGCCGTTATACAAGCGCGATTATTTTCAAACCCTACTATTAGCGTAGAGCAAAATATTTACAATCCGCAGAACAATCGGGAATTTGATGTAAGCAAATCGGGGCAGCTAATTGTGCAGGTACAACAATTATTTCAGTTAGCCGGCAAACGGAACAAGCGCGTAGCGGTAGAGCAACTAAATGCCCGTATGACCGAGTACCAGTATTTTGATTTGCTGCGCAGCCTACGTTTTGAACTGCGGACCTCCCTGTTGGAACTATCGTATCTGCTGCAAAATTTAAAAACCTATTCCGACCGGATTGAACCGGTTCGTAAATTAGTAGGCGCCTTCGAAACTCAATACAGCAAAGGCAATGTGGCTTTAAAAGAAGTTACCCGGCTGAAGGCTTTAATATTCTCTCTCGAAAACCAACGACTAGATTTACTCAATCAAATAAACCAACACCAAGCTGATTTAGGAATTTTGCTGCATGTTGAACCAAATGTTTTTGTTCTGCCGGTTATTGACCAAAATCAACTTAACCAAGTTACTGCCCAGCTTAACTTGCCGGAACTGCTGCAAACGGCCACACAAAACCGTTATGATTTAAAAATTTACCAGACCGGCATAGCGCAACAGGAAGCCAATTTAGTTTATCAAAAATCTTTGTCGGTACCAGACCTCACATTAGGCGGCGTGTACGACCGGCAAGGTTCCTTTGTACGCGATTATACCGGGTTGCAGGCGCAGATAAGTCTGCCGGTCATTAATCGGAACCAAGGCGGCATTAAAATCGCGCAACAACTACTTGAGAAAAGTAAACTCGACTACGAACAATACCAAAATCAGGTAGAACAAGACGTAGTTACTGCCTTCAGCCACGTTCTTACTACAAATAAACTTTACTCTGATTTTGATGCGAAGTTCTCCCAGGATTTTGACAAACTGATAACCGGTGTTACTTCCAGTTTCAGTAAACGCAATATCAGCCTCATCGAATTTATAGATTACTACGAAACCTACACCGAAAGCATCACCCAGATGCTGCAATTGCAAAGCAATCGCGCACGCGCATTAGAAGAAATAAATTTTGCCGTTGGCGCTCCCATTATAAAATATCAGTAA
- a CDS encoding efflux RND transporter periplasmic adaptor subunit, whose product MKNLLISGCMVVAATFLFSGCQQSHGEIEKADLGFCLSDTISSMIKLDTARVQEVQNELKLSGKVAFDEQKVFKIYPLVGGNVVDVKAELGDQVKQGQVLAVIHSSEIADFEQQLTNAQSNLLLADKNLSTAEDMYKSGLMSERDYVTAQKEKSKAQAEVKRINEIFKIYNIGKASDYVVKAPASGFLVEKKVNRDMQIRPDNTDNIFTISNLNDIWILANVYETDIAKVQEGYQATVSVLSYPDKVFTGKVDKIFNVLDPDTRVMKVRIKLDNPDFALKPEMFANVTIHYPEDKQLIAVPAISVIFDKNRNFIMVYRKRCDIDTRPVELYKTVNQTAYIQTGLKPGEKVITDYQLLVYDALND is encoded by the coding sequence ATGAAAAATCTTTTAATAAGCGGCTGCATGGTGGTAGCTGCTACCTTTCTGTTCAGCGGTTGCCAGCAAAGTCACGGAGAAATTGAAAAGGCAGACCTGGGTTTTTGCCTCTCCGACACTATCAGCAGCATGATAAAACTCGATACCGCGCGGGTACAGGAAGTACAAAATGAACTGAAGCTTTCGGGCAAGGTCGCCTTCGACGAGCAGAAAGTATTTAAAATTTACCCCTTGGTTGGCGGCAATGTGGTAGATGTAAAAGCTGAGTTAGGCGACCAGGTAAAGCAAGGACAAGTGTTAGCCGTTATTCACAGCAGCGAAATAGCCGATTTTGAACAACAATTAACCAATGCCCAATCTAATTTGCTCCTGGCCGATAAAAACCTGAGTACCGCCGAAGATATGTATAAATCCGGCCTAATGTCGGAGCGGGACTACGTTACGGCCCAAAAAGAAAAAAGTAAAGCCCAGGCTGAAGTAAAGCGAATAAACGAAATTTTTAAAATTTATAACATCGGCAAAGCCTCGGATTACGTGGTAAAAGCGCCTGCTTCGGGATTTTTGGTGGAGAAAAAGGTGAACCGCGATATGCAAATCCGCCCGGACAATACCGATAATATATTTACCATTTCTAACCTCAACGATATTTGGATACTAGCCAATGTGTACGAAACGGATATCGCCAAAGTACAAGAAGGCTACCAGGCCACCGTATCCGTTTTAAGTTACCCCGACAAAGTATTTACCGGCAAAGTAGATAAAATTTTTAATGTGCTCGACCCGGACACGCGAGTAATGAAAGTGCGAATTAAGTTAGATAACCCGGATTTTGCCCTGAAACCGGAAATGTTCGCCAATGTTACCATTCATTATCCCGAAGATAAGCAACTAATTGCCGTACCGGCCATATCCGTCATTTTTGATAAGAACCGCAATTTTATTATGGTGTACCGCAAACGCTGCGACATCGATACACGCCCCGTGGAGTTGTACAAAACGGTAAACCAAACAGCCTACATACAAACCGGCCTCAAACCCGGCGAAAAAGTTATAACCGATTACCAATTACTCGTTTACGACGCTTTAAACGACTAA
- a CDS encoding efflux RND transporter permease subunit, protein MNKFISGLVAFSLKNRPFIFFATAVLAIAGFYSFQKTPIEAFPDVTNTQIIVVTEWNGRSAEEIERFVTTPIEIAMNSVQRKTNVRSISMFGLSVMKIIFDDDVDDFFARQQVNNLLANVALPEGVDPVVQPPYGPTGEIFRYTLESKQRTSRDLLTYQNWVVDRQLRSLPGVADIVTFGGEEKTYEVSVNPSLLAKYDITPLDVFNAVSKSNINVGGDVIEKNGQAYVVRGVGLLNSITDIENIIVENINGTPIMVKNVADVQEAAAPRVGQAGKGTNNDVVEGIVVMRKGENPSEVLARVKDKIKQLNSDVLPADVKIVTFYDRDNLMAFCTETVMHNLAEGIILVTVVVFLFMADWRTTLIVSIIIPLALLFAFMCMRLKGMSANLLSLGAVDFGIIIDGAVVMVEGLFVVLDHKAHEVGMDKFNRLSKLGLIKKTGSEMAKAIFFSKLIIITALLPIFSFEKVEGKMFSPLAFTLGFALLGALLFTLTLVPVLASILLNKNVREKHNPLVLYLERGVTNCFNFTYRHKKASIGVALVILALSMFSFKFLGSEFLPQLNEGSLWVEAKLPMSNSLTETVAMVSKIRSKIRTFPEVQDVLSQTGRSNDGTDPSGFYYVQCQVNLYPKKEWKRHITQDQLIEQIDEQLRQYPGIVYNYSQPIIDNVAEAVAGINASLAVKIFGSDLEELDHKADEVLKVLQKVPGVKDLGILRNIGQPELAIILNEEKMATYGVQKADAQAVIEMAIGGKAATQLFENEKKFDVRIRYPKQYRTNESDIGDLKVPTIHGSKIPLREIADIKSNTGAAFIYRDNNQRFVAIKFSIRERDLGSTIKEAQQKVQNAVKLPKGYSIQWSGEFENQVRATHRLTQVVPISLLIIFVILFIMFSNMLDAALVLLNVPFALIGGILALHATGTVFSISAGIGFIALFGLCVQNGVILISVFKKNIKEKLPLGQAIYEGVRARTRPVVMTALMAMIGLMPAALSTGIGSETQKPLAIVVIGGLISGTILTLLIFPLIFDLVYHRKQQRLEKKQRRLATA, encoded by the coding sequence ATGAATAAATTTATTTCCGGGCTGGTAGCATTTTCTTTAAAAAACCGGCCTTTCATATTTTTTGCCACTGCTGTTTTAGCGATTGCCGGCTTTTACTCTTTCCAGAAAACTCCCATCGAAGCTTTCCCGGATGTAACCAACACGCAAATAATTGTAGTTACCGAATGGAATGGCCGCAGCGCCGAAGAAATAGAGCGCTTTGTAACTACTCCCATCGAAATTGCCATGAACTCAGTGCAGCGCAAAACGAATGTGCGGTCAATTTCTATGTTCGGGTTATCGGTCATGAAAATTATCTTCGACGATGATGTGGATGATTTCTTTGCCCGGCAGCAAGTGAATAATCTATTAGCCAACGTAGCGCTGCCCGAGGGAGTAGACCCGGTGGTACAACCGCCGTATGGCCCAACCGGCGAAATTTTCCGATATACATTGGAAAGTAAACAACGCACTTCACGCGATTTATTAACCTATCAGAACTGGGTAGTAGACCGCCAGTTGCGCAGCTTGCCCGGCGTGGCTGATATCGTAACTTTTGGCGGGGAGGAAAAAACCTACGAAGTAAGCGTTAATCCTTCTTTACTGGCTAAATACGACATTACGCCTCTTGATGTATTTAACGCGGTATCTAAAAGTAATATTAACGTGGGCGGTGATGTGATTGAAAAAAACGGTCAAGCATATGTGGTTCGCGGCGTAGGCTTACTCAACAGCATTACTGATATCGAAAACATTATCGTGGAGAACATAAATGGTACGCCCATAATGGTGAAAAACGTGGCTGATGTGCAGGAAGCTGCCGCTCCGCGGGTGGGTCAGGCGGGTAAAGGCACCAACAACGACGTAGTGGAAGGCATCGTGGTTATGCGGAAAGGTGAAAACCCTTCCGAAGTATTGGCGCGGGTAAAAGATAAAATTAAACAGCTTAACTCCGATGTTTTACCGGCTGATGTGAAAATTGTAACCTTCTACGACCGCGATAACCTAATGGCTTTTTGCACCGAAACCGTGATGCATAACTTAGCCGAAGGTATTATTCTGGTAACGGTGGTAGTTTTTCTATTTATGGCCGATTGGCGCACTACCCTTATTGTTTCCATCATTATTCCTTTAGCCCTTTTATTTGCCTTCATGTGCATGCGCCTGAAAGGCATGTCGGCGAACTTACTTTCACTGGGTGCCGTGGATTTCGGGATAATCATTGACGGTGCCGTAGTAATGGTGGAAGGTTTGTTTGTGGTTCTCGACCATAAGGCGCACGAAGTAGGCATGGATAAATTTAATCGTTTGTCTAAGCTCGGATTAATCAAAAAAACCGGTTCTGAAATGGCCAAAGCCATCTTCTTTTCCAAGTTAATCATTATCACAGCCTTGTTGCCTATATTCTCCTTCGAGAAAGTAGAAGGAAAAATGTTCTCGCCTTTGGCCTTTACGCTGGGGTTTGCCTTGTTGGGCGCTTTGCTGTTTACTCTAACCCTGGTGCCCGTTTTAGCTAGTATACTGTTAAATAAAAATGTACGCGAAAAACACAATCCCTTAGTTTTGTACCTGGAACGTGGCGTTACCAATTGCTTTAACTTTACCTACCGGCATAAAAAAGCCAGCATTGGGGTAGCCCTGGTAATTCTGGCACTTTCTATGTTCTCGTTTAAGTTTTTAGGTTCCGAGTTTTTACCGCAACTTAACGAAGGCTCGTTGTGGGTAGAAGCCAAACTCCCCATGAGCAACTCGCTCACCGAAACAGTAGCTATGGTAAGCAAAATCCGGAGTAAAATCCGGACGTTTCCGGAAGTACAGGATGTTCTTTCGCAAACTGGCCGCTCTAACGATGGTACCGACCCTTCCGGATTTTATTACGTGCAATGCCAGGTGAACCTCTATCCGAAAAAAGAATGGAAACGCCACATTACCCAAGACCAGTTAATTGAGCAAATAGATGAACAACTGCGGCAATATCCCGGCATTGTGTATAATTACTCGCAACCAATAATAGATAACGTAGCCGAAGCAGTAGCCGGCATAAACGCCTCGCTGGCCGTAAAAATATTTGGTTCAGATTTAGAAGAATTAGACCACAAGGCCGACGAAGTATTAAAAGTATTGCAAAAAGTACCGGGCGTAAAAGATCTGGGAATATTGCGCAACATTGGGCAACCCGAACTTGCCATTATCTTGAACGAAGAGAAAATGGCTACTTACGGCGTACAAAAAGCCGATGCGCAGGCTGTAATAGAAATGGCCATAGGTGGTAAAGCGGCTACCCAACTTTTCGAGAACGAGAAGAAATTCGACGTGCGCATTCGTTATCCCAAACAATACCGCACCAACGAATCCGATATTGGTGATTTAAAAGTACCCACCATCCATGGCAGCAAAATACCCTTGCGCGAAATAGCGGATATTAAAAGCAATACCGGTGCGGCTTTTATTTACCGCGACAATAACCAGCGCTTTGTAGCCATAAAATTTTCTATTCGGGAGCGCGATTTAGGTAGCACCATTAAAGAAGCGCAGCAGAAAGTACAAAACGCCGTGAAACTACCTAAAGGTTATTCCATACAGTGGAGCGGCGAGTTTGAAAACCAGGTGCGCGCCACCCACCGCTTAACGCAGGTGGTACCCATAAGCTTGCTCATTATTTTTGTGATTTTGTTTATCATGTTTAGCAATATGCTGGATGCCGCCCTGGTGCTCCTTAACGTACCTTTTGCGCTGATTGGCGGAATACTGGCGCTACACGCTACGGGTACGGTATTTAGTATTTCGGCCGGGATTGGTTTTATTGCGCTCTTTGGACTGTGCGTGCAAAATGGGGTAATTTTAATATCGGTATTCAAGAAAAACATAAAAGAGAAACTACCGTTGGGTCAGGCTATTTACGAAGGTGTTCGCGCCCGTACTCGCCCAGTAGTGATGACGGCTCTCATGGCGATGATTGGTTTAATGCCGGCCGCTCTTTCTACGGGCATTGGCTCCGAAACGCAAAAACCCTTGGCTATCGTGGTAATTGGCGGCTTAATTAGCGGCACCATCTTAACCTTACTCATTTTCCCGTTAATTTTTGATTTAGTTTATCACCGCAAACAACAACGGCTGGAGAAAAAACAGAGACGGTTAGCGACGGCTTAA